The following is a genomic window from Candidatus Anoxymicrobium japonicum.
AGGACACGATCGTCGTTGTTTGTGTTCCGGAATTCCATTTGATATATTTCACCGGGATCACAAGAACAAAAAAGGAGTGACTGTCATGGAGAACTACCCGGAGGATGTTAAGTATCACAAAGAGCATATGTGGGTGCGCTCGAATGGGACGATCGGGATAACTTTCTTCGCCCAGGATCAGCTCGGCGAGATCGTATTCATCGAGGTTCCTGAGCCTGGCGCTGCTGTTGAGGCTGGAAAGACGTTTGGCGAGATTGAATCACGCAAGTCGGTCTCCGATCTGTGCGCGCCTGTCACCGGAACCATCAAAGAAGTCAACTCGGAGGTGCAGGACGCGCCCGAGATCATCAACGAGGATCCATACGGCAAAGCCTGGATTGCGGTCATCGACATCAACGACATCTCTGAAATCGACAGCCTTCTTACCGCGGCCGAGTACAAAGAACTCGTTTCCGGCGAGGAAAGCCCCTAGCCGGCATAACTTTTGGGGGTCAGTCCCCCATGGCGCGCGGACACGCCATGGGGGACTGACCCCAAAGTTAAACGGATCTTTGTTATTTAAGTTTTTTGCGGAGGAGGTCGGATGCCATTTCGGGATTGGCTTTGCCTTTTGTTCTTTTCATTACCTGGCCCATCAGAAACTTCAGCGCCTGGCTCTTGCCTTCGCGCATGTCAGCAGCCGCATCGGGGTTGTCGGCAATAACTTCGTCAACGACGGACTCGATCTCGGCGCCGTCGGCGATTTGCGCAAGGCCTTTCGCGCCCACAATGTCACGCGGGCTCATCCCCGTCTCGAACGCCTCGCGCATCACTTCCTTTGCCATCTTGCCCGATATGATCTTTTGCTCGATCAACGCCACAAGTTCACTCAGACCGCTCGGCTTGAGCGGGCAGGCGGCGATGTGGGCGGCTGTCTCCTTGAGAATGGCGACGAAATCGCCGGCGATCCACTTCGCCAGCGCGACCGGATCCTGGCCGCATGCCACGGCTTCCTCAAGGTAGTCGGCCATCGCTTTCTCGCCGATCAGCGTCCTCGCGATCTCAGTCGACAGGCCGAACTCCTTCTCG
Proteins encoded in this region:
- the gcvH gene encoding glycine cleavage system protein H; the encoded protein is MENYPEDVKYHKEHMWVRSNGTIGITFFAQDQLGEIVFIEVPEPGAAVEAGKTFGEIESRKSVSDLCAPVTGTIKEVNSEVQDAPEIINEDPYGKAWIAVIDINDISEIDSLLTAAEYKELVSGEESP